A single window of Paroedura picta isolate Pp20150507F chromosome 8, Ppicta_v3.0, whole genome shotgun sequence DNA harbors:
- the ABCF3 gene encoding ATP-binding cassette sub-family F member 3 codes for MAASCAEILRREFPELDGEMFDYVTGVLHSGSADFESVDDLFEAVGELLQDVSRDSKDDEDIRAICQQMYNTLHLDNENSQGDRQVLLDSPIQLSKITDNYDSGMDMLPGLWLKRDQTSMVNTKKLEKAEARLKAKQNKKQERDSVKSCNPLVLEEASASQAASKKETRLETSGKNKSYDVRIENFDVSFGERVLLTGAELNLAYGRRYGLVGRNGLGKTTLLKMIASRNLRIPSHISILHVEQEVAGDDTPALQSVLECDTTRESLLKEEKALTAQVNSGRGDGTEGSRLSEIYARLEEIEADKAPARASVILAGLGFSAKMQQQTTKEFSGGWRMRLALARALFARPDLLLLDEPTNMLDVKAIIWLENYLQTWQSTILVVSHDRNFLNAVATDVIHLHSQRLDSYRGDFENFVKIKEERLKNQQREYEAQQQYREHIQVFIDRFRYNANRASQVQSKLKLLEKLPKLKPVDKESEVIMKFPDGFEKFSPPILQLDEVDFFYEPGDYIFRSLSVSADLESRICVVGENGAGKSTMLKILMGDLAPVQGIRHAHRNLKIGYFSQHHVDQLDLDISATELLAKRFPGKTEEEYRHQLGCYGVSGELAVRPVASLSGGQKSRVAFAQMTMSCPNFYILDEPTNHLDMETIEALAKALNKFRGGLILVSHDERFIRLVCEELWVCGNGTVQRIDGGFDEYRNILQEQFRKEGFL; via the exons ATGGCGGCCTCCTGCGCCGAGATTCTGCGGAGGGAGTTCCCGGAACTCGACGGGGAGATGTTCGACTACGTGACCG GTGTCCTCCACAGTGGCAGCGCAGACTTCGAATCAGTGGACGATCTGTTTGAAGCCGTTGGTGAGCTTTTGCAGGACGTGTCTCGAGACTCCAAAGATGACGAGGACATCCGTGCTATCTGCCAGCAGATGTACAACACCCTTCACCT GGACAATGAGAACTCACAGGGAGACCGACAAGTACTCCTGGATTCTCCAATCCAGCTTTCTAAGATCACAGATAATTACG ATTCCGGTATGGACATGCTCCCGGGGCTGTGGCTGAAGAGAGACCAGACCTCC ATGGTGAACACCAAGAAGCTGGAGAAGGCCGAAGCTCGCCTGAAAGCCAAGCAGAACAAGAAGCAGGAGCGAGATTCCGTGAAGTCCTGCAACCCATT AGTACTTGAGGAGGCTTCCGCCAGCCAAGCTGCCAGCAAGAAGGAGACCCGCCTGGAAACCTCCGGCAAGAACAAGTCCTACGATGTCCGCATTGAGAACTTTGACGTGTCCTTCGGTGAGCG CGTCCTCCTCACGGGCGCGGAGCTGAACCTAGCCTACGGTCGGCGGTACGGCTTGGTGGGCCGGAACGGGCTGGGCAAGACCACCCTGCTGAAGATGATCGCCAGCCGCAACCTGCGGATCCCCTCGCACATCAGCATCCTCCACGTGGAGCAGGAAGTGGCGGGTGACGACACACCGGCCCTGCAGAGCGTGCTGGAGTGCGACACCACCCGGGAAAGCCTGCTAAAGGAAGAGAAGGCGCTGACAGCCCAGGTCAACTCTGGAAG GGGAGATGGTACCGAAGGCTCCAGGCTGTCCGAAATCTATGCCCGGCTAGAAGAGATTGAGGCAGACAAAGCCCCGGCAAG AGCATCTGTCATTCTGGCCGGGCTGGGATTCAGTGCAAAGATGCAGCAGCAGACAACCAA AGAGTTTTCTGGAGGCTGGAGGATGAGGCTGGCTTTAGCACGTGCCCTCTTTGCCAG GCCTGACCTCTTGCTGCTTGATG AGCCGACCAACATGCTGGACGTGAAGGCGATCATCTGGCTGGAGAACTATCTACAG ACTTGGCAGTCTACCATCCTGGTGGTGTCCCACGACCGGAACTTCCTGAACGCCGTGGCCACCGACGTCATCCACCTGCACTCCCAGCGGCTCGACAGTTACCGCGGCGACTTTGAGAACTTTGTCAAGATcaaggaggagaggctgaagaaCCAACAGCGCGAATATGAGGCCCAGCAGCAGTACCGCGAGCACATCCAG GTCTTCATCGACCGTTTTCGCTACAACGCCAACCGGGCATCGCAAGTCCAGAGCAAACTCAAGCTGCTGGAGAAACT ACCCAAGCTAAAACCGGTGGACAAGGAATCCGAAGTGATCATGAA GTTCCCTGACGGCTTTGAGAAGTTTTCCCCTCCCATCTTGCAGTTGGACGAAGTGGACTTCTTCTACGAACCCGGCGACTACATCTTCCGCTCCCTCTCTGTCTCCGCCGACCTGGAGTCGCGCATCTGCGTG GTCGGGGAGAACGGAGCCGGCAAGTCCACGATGTTGAAGATCTTGATGGGAGACCTGGCACCTGTCCAAGGCATTAGGCACGCCCACAG GAACCTCAAGATCGGCTATTTCAGCCAGCACCACGTCGACCAGCTCGACCTGGACATTAGCGCCACAGAGTTACTCGCCAAGAGGTTCCCAG GAAAGACAGAGGAGGAATACCGTCACCAGCTAGGATGTTACGGAGTGTCTGGAGAGCTAGCGGTCCGCCCCGTTGCCAGCCTGTCTGGAGGCCAGAAGAGCCGGGTGGCGTTTGCACAGATGACCATGTCCTG CCCCAACTTCTACATTCTGGATGAGCCGACGAACCACCTCGACATGGAGACCATTGAGGCTTTGGCCAAGGCACTCAATAAATTCCGG GGCGGCCTGATCCTCGTTTCCCACGACGAGCGCTTCATCCGGTTGGTGTGCGAGGAGCTGTGGGTGTGCGGGAACGGCACCGTGCAGCGCATCGACGGCGGCTTTGACGAGTACAGAAACATCCTGCAGGAGCAGTTCCGGAAGGAGGGCTTCCTATAA